DNA from Nematostella vectensis chromosome 5, jaNemVect1.1, whole genome shotgun sequence:
AAAACAAACCACGCTCACAGTGCAGTTACTGTAAAAAGTGGGTACAATAATTGCAATTCTACATCTATTAAGCAGGCTACTTACGGTCCAGTTACTGAGAACAGAAAGTGGGCAAATAATAAGAGTAGCTCTTGCAGAACCGCTGGGACCAGCATCCGGTTTGTACGGCTTTATTGTTAACCGTGGCATGTCCGAATTGTGGGCCACCCGACCATTGAATGAGGGCCCAAAGGGCTGCTCAGGAATCTGAACGTTCAACTTTTCAATTATCTGGGGTCGAGGGTTGTTTTTGTCTTGGGATGGGCGTGGTTCTTGGGTAATAGCTACAGGAGTATGGACTGACGCAGTTGGATTCGTGTGGCTCAAAGAGTTGATGACTGGTTTCTTTTCAACTTTAGGTGCCTTATTCTCTTTTTTGGTTTGTCTGAGGAATAACAATGATCGTTAAGCTGGTTGGCAAAAGGGGTttttaagtttaaaaaaaatggttttaaTATAATTGCACTCGATCGCGCGGCGATCGTTTACGCTTATATGGAAACTCAAcctgcgatcgtgtgcgattATATGGAGACCACTTCGAGATCAGTTGCGATCTTACGGTCAAATTACCTGTGATTGTACGATCGagtgcgatcatatggaaaccatcCTTTAGAGGCACACAATACTATACCGATAAAGTACTGCTGGTTATGTACGACACGGATTCTCCGAGCGCAGCCTTATTCGAAATAGGTATACAAACATCTCTATTCGAGAAATCTTCTATTTTCTAACGCGGCACGGTACTTGTCGGCCTTTTTTCCACTAGCGGACAAATATTAGCAGGTATGCTACCCGACGGAAAGGGTTCTAATAAATTTTATTTAGAACCTACCTTTTCAGACACTTAGGGAGGAAGATTTGGCGAAAAGAAAACCCGGGCTGCTTTAATGCTTTGTGACTTAGCAACCTGTGGAAGAAATAGAGGCAACACGTGGGTATCCTCAAGGCACTTTGTCTACGTATTTTAACAgcctctgtcagccgccattttgtcgtCCTAGCAAAGAATCAAGtgcgaaaaagcatccatttccatcggctgatttggggaagccaatgcgatattttttttattgaatttgttaaataaaggattaaactttgtttcagatggttatttcgagattttaaaAGATTATGTGCCAtccaatattaaataaaaacaaaagtgtCGCTTACAAGTACACttaaaggatatttttttgtgtcaAAAACACCTTAATTCTTTATTATGACAACAGTAACTCGAGACATAAAAAAGGAGACCTTTGACAACTAATGAACATAATGAATATAATTACATTATATTTGAAAGCAgaaaaaaagctaaacaaaCTTTGGAATGGTATCCCTTAGAGTGTAAATTATAGTAGCACTCATGTAGAATATTATTAAACAAGTCATCAAAAATGAATAATGAAAAAATTTGATCACAAATAATGAACAAACGAGGTTACTGAATGAGATGCGGATCGAAAACTATTACTTACAATTCGTATAAGGGttgataccccccccccccccctacatttACAAGACTGATCTGTGAATAAACATCGAACAATAATTAAGAATGAAGCCTTCAAAAATCAATCGAATCatatattacaaaaaaatattgcaaaatAATAGATTTAGAATCTATTTACCAATGAAGGGAAGATGTGGAATTTTATTTACTTTGCGTTTTTTTCTGCATTGCGTTACGATGTGAATGGAAACCAACTTGACCTCAATACCCACGACTACCAATCACAGATGACATCACAAGTGGCTCGAGGGGGGATAGAAAAGAGCTTCCAACTCAAAACACTCCATCGTCAGAGAAAAAAGCGCTCCATTCTCTTTAAACACCAATACAAAAATCATACCATCGAGGAGTGAGGGAGTTTGACTGAAATCTTATTGAAGTCTTAGAGGCATTCAAATAGGGCATAAGAATTCCGGATATATTATCATAGCTCGCTAGACGAGAATCACGAGTTCATCACGTCTCGCATCTGACAGCATTAGAGCGAAGAACATGTATTCGCCATGTTGTGTCCCATATTGTCGCTCGCGGGCAGCGCAAGCCAAGAATTTCCACCCTTTCCCGAAGAACGCCGAGCGCAAGCGGCAATGGTTACACATCATCTCGGAGGGGGCTGGCGAGGTTGAGTTCACTAAGAAGTCGCGAGTTTGCTGGAAACACTTCACTGACAGTGACTACAAGGAAGTGAGGGACTCGCGGGGAAGACTCGTGCAAGACAGAGTGCTAAGGGATGACGCCTGCCCAAGGGTCTTTTCTTCGAGTAGGAAGAAGAGAGAGCGAGATACAGTAAGGAGTCAAGCGAGCGGAAAAATGGAGGACAACAAGGGAAGCCAGCCCAAACGCAAGCGCCCAAATGAGAAACGAAAAAATGCGAACAAAGAAAAATTAGTGATCAACGTGGAAGATGAACATAAACCGAGCGGAGACGAGGGAAACTCTTCTCCAGCAGAAACTAACGCTTCTCAGGAGACTCTAACAACCGAAAACGAAACTAGAGAGGAAGTTGACGAGAAAATTAAAGAGAAAGCAACCACTGGAGGAGGCGCGGAGAGCACTCTTGCGGCTAAACAACCACCTTTCCAACCAACCACCGAAAATAAAGAGGAAGTTGACGACGTAGGTGGTGAGAAAGGTAAAACAAGCGAGCCAGAATTAGCTAAAGAGGCTGAGAGCGGGGTAAACAACACCGAGACACCTACACCACACCATCTTGTTGCTTTGGCCCAGAAAGCTGAGCCGCAGATCGGAACCCCGTCGTTTCAAAGCATAGTAGAATTGGGTGAGGATGAGTGGACAGAAAGGCTTGTTGTGTAGAAAGTGATTATTTGTAAAGATGCCAATTTGCGGCCgatgttgttgtgttgttcaTTTTGTACACCTGccaaaagaaaacattaaaAGGCGTCTTACTcccattcgaaaaaaaaattttcacgCAAACGAAGAAACTGAGGAACCATCAGCCGTAGTCACTCAAGTAATGATTCTGTGGTCACACAAGTAATGATTCTGTGGTCACGCAAGTAATGATTCTGTGGTAACGCAATAGAGTCTGTTGTCACGCAAGAAATGAGTCTGTAGTCGCGCAAGTAATAAGTCTGTGGTCACGCAAGTAATGAACATGTGGTCACACATGGGTTTGTGGTAACAAAAGTGAAGGGTCTGTGGTCACACAAGTAATGGATCTTTGGTCAAGCATATAGGGAACCTTTAATAACTCAAGTAATAGGTCTGTGGTCACGCAAGTAATAGGTCTGTCATCACGCAAGAAATAGTTCTGTGGTCACGGAAGTGGTCAAGAAAGTGATTGGTCAGTGGTCACGCAAATAGTCAAACTGTAGTCACTGCACAACTGGTGAGCTTGAAATCACGCAAGTAATGGTCTGTGGTAATGCAAGAAATAAGTCTGTGATAACGCAAGTAAAGGCCCTAAGGGCACACAAGCAGTAACAAGGCAAAATCAATTGAAATCAGTTTTCTATTGGACATTACATGACAGATTGATCACACAATTAGTTTACAATGTGATACTAAAGTAAGTGCTAACTGCTGAATAGAGCATTTGTTAGAGATAgaatttaaagaaaacatttcattATCATATATTATAACTATGtcaattctgattggctaaaagtGCACactttattttgaaaatcttACAATCTTAGGGTCTTAACCAATCAGCCGTAGCTGATTAATAAAACCATAACTGAAATCGTTTTTTGTGATATCAGGAATATAGTACTTACTTCTTCTTGTTATTGATTTCCTGGTGTCTTCTCTTGGCCAGTTGTTTGTGTCTTTCAGTAAGTTTTGGCTCTTCTACTGCTGGAGTCAGATCAATGACTTCACACTCATCTGAAGAGGACTCAACCCGTGTCTTTTTGGAGGGCGACCCAGCATTTTCATCCACACAATTAGAATGATGAGACACATCTCTCTgccaagaaaaaaattgcCAACAATAGTTACCTAAGAATAAATTACTGTATTTGGAATGTATCCAAtgtcagataaaaaaaaataagataacAATATAGCAAGATAACAATGCAATCTTCATGCAATCATACTTGCTACAGGGTGAGGTGAGGTAACTACCCTTGTTAGGTGATACCTTACCCTCACCCTGTAACAACCCTTCTTAGACAACACCTTACCCTCACCCTGTAACCACCCTTCTTAGATAGCACCTTACCTTTACCTTGTAACCACTCCACCCTTACTAGACAACACCTTACCCTTACCCTGTAACAACCATTCTAAGACAACACCTTACCTTCACCTTGTAACCACACCACCCTTACTAGACAACACCTTACCCTCACCCTGTAACAAACCTTCTTAGGCAACACCTTACCTCACCCTGTAACCACCCATCTTAGATGACACATAGCACTTGCTGAATTGCCACTTACCTTCTTGGAGAATGACTCTTTCTTAGCAAACATTGGCATTCCATCCAGATGATTGGTGACAATCAGTGAGATGACAGTCAGGGTTTTTCCTAGTCCCATGTCATCTGCAAGGATACCACCCTTGATGCCATATGGGTAGACATCTGTTGATAGCTTTGTCCCCTTGTTGTACCAACAACGGCTGGAGGTCTTCTCCCAAAATGGTGCCAGATCTGTACTTCTTTCCCTTGTTATCATCCAGTTAAGTGCTTGCTTTTGATGCAGAAACATCTTAGTTAAAATAACCTATAAGAAATAGAATTGACATCAAATACAGCACATCTTACaaagttttaaaatatttgtttttcacaaaaagcaaaaaataatagaTGATTACATGGAGGAGTTGACCTCCTTAAGTTGACACTTTGCCCTTACCATAGGGTAGCAAGTAAAGAGGGATAAGTGCATTGCTTACCGATGCTGGTTCATGAATACCATCCTTGTCATATTCTTGGAGACTTTCAAACATCTTGTCGAGTTCCCCAATTGGCTAAGAATGTTAAGCAGATGATGATTAAATGCTATTAACATGCAGCAGAAGGCTGCATTGGATTCATTATACAGCCAACAAGGCACTTTCTTAAGGCGCTCTTCTACATCTCTTTGTCTTACCAAAGTTGAAAAGTTACACCTGAACTAAGCAGCATAGAAGAAGGCCTTGAGGTTTCAGCCGCTCTTCCACATGAATGAACAGGCCAAATCTCTTTTGGCTAGAAAACTTGTAAAGATTAAAATATAATCCTCTTTCAATAAAGActattttattgtattgcaTTGTATGTATCTTCAATTTCAGAAAGAGTCAAGGCAAGCTTTCAGATGTAAGCCCCCttctagcaaaaaaaaacattggtgCATTGTACATGTGTAAGGGGAGGTAACGTGTTACCGTGAGTAATTATAACATGGGTGCATTGTACCTGTGTAGGGGGAGGTAACATGTGTTACTGTGAGTTAGTATAACATGGGTGCGTTGTACCTGTGTAGGGAGAGGTAACATGTGTTACTGTTAGTTAGTATAACATGGGTGCGTTGTACCTGTGTAGGGAGAGGTAACATGTGTTACTGTTAGTTAGTATAACATATTTAAGTATAAATCTACGCACATACTATCATGAACCCtgtaatttgattggctcccgtactCACTCATCTATTGAGCGATAGATAGCGAGTAGTGAAAAAAATggttttttttcacaaaaacaacatacatttttattaaaattgtcAGTTATTCGAAGGTAGTATGGGAGTAGATTTATACTTAAACAattgagtaagtacgcagctgctttgtctcctattatctttgctctacaaaggagttcttttgtctctattcttctcgttctttgtgtcgaggtgcggatattgttcatttgcccaatcaaattgcagcttgtaagagctgcgtactgacccaaaCAATTAGATTACTCATtctcgttttctatgagtcattACGCGGCGCTATGAGGTGCTACGTGCCTCGTTtactatctattgactcatagaaaactcgaacttgTAGTCTAATTGCTAAACATACACAGGTATTGTACCTGTGTAAGGAAAATTAAAATGCTTTAAAGCGAGTTTGTTTAAATTGATGCCTTATTAAGTACCTGTGTAGGGGGAGGTAAAAACGGCTTCATATCTTCGTCTTCAGATGCTGCACTGGGTGGGGAATCATTACAGGCCTGAGAAGCACTTGTGGAAACTGTTCCTTCATCTTGGTTCAAAACACTTGGTGCTGTGGATGGCCCTGGGACTGACTGAAATACGCAAACTCTACAGCTGCAGAAAGAAGGACACTTAGCGTTCAGAGACTTGTCTTTACACTTCACTTCTGGTTTTACTGTAACTGGCTCCATCAATGAATCATTAGTTTTCATCTCATCTCTTCCTGGGAGAATTTTGAGTTTACTTATTTGTTCAGCATCCAGGACATCACTGGTAACCATGGTGCCATTATCATTAATATCTGCACCTTTACCAATACTTTTATCACATATCCTCTGAGTGCCACTGCTGATGTCTGCTGTTTTCTTCCCTTGTGAGTCTTGGTACTTCTGTACTATAGAGTCTGTGATGGACTCCACATGAAGGGTGTCTAGCTTTAGATTCGAAGAGCCAGGTCTAGTAGTCTCTACTGCAAAAACATCTTGGAAACCACTCTTAGGTGACAGCAACAAATCAGCTCGATTTGTAGCAATGGGTCTAGTTGATGGTAATGCTGTTGGCTTGGACTGTACCATATTAGATGTTGATGCTAATGTTGCCTTAGACTGTACCATATTAGATGCTGGTAATACTGTTGGCTTGGACTGTACCATATTAGATGCTGGTAATGCTGTTGGCTTGGACTGTACCATATTAGATGCTGGTAATACTGTTGCCTTAGACTGTACCATATTAGATGCTGGTAATACTGTTGGCTTGGACTGTACCATATTAGATGCTGGTAATACTGTTGGCTTGGACTGTACCATATTAGATGCTGGTAATGCTGTTGGTTTGGACTTTACCAGATGAGATCTTGGTGCTGTTGTTGCCTTAGATTGCACTTTATTAGGTGATGATTTAGAAGACACTGGTGTTGATTTATTGCGTAATACCATTCTAAAGACTTTGACTGGAGGTGTACTCAGAGTCCCTAGTTCTAGTGGGCGAGGTAAGCCCTTGGATAATCCTAATGATGGATCAGCCTGAGTAGGAAGTGCCGGGGAGCTTGGTACGTCCTTAGATAATGGAAACGCAACATCATCCTGGCCAGGTAGTACTGCAGTAGTGTTCTTAGTTGGTTGGGGCTTATTGTCTGATTTACCAGGTACAGAAATTATATTTGTTTGAGGGGGTGTTAAGGCAGGAACCACTTCATTAATAGCATATTCCAGATTGTTAGTTCCAAAATTTCCAGGAGTATGAATTTGTGACATCACCCTTTGATTGTCATGTTCATTGGAGCTATTTGCTGTGCCATTTTGTAAACTAGGAGTATTAACTTGAGCTTTAGATTCATTTCCTCCAACTTTTTCACAGTTCTTTATCAATGGTGTACCATCAATAGGCAATGTGGAGTTTCCAGGTATTGCAGAATTCATGACAATCCCTTTGAGTTTCATGATGGCAAGAGCAATCGGTATATTTTGTTGCATGGCAAACAAGTTCATGATGCATATAAGGCAGTTTGGGAGGGCTGGATTGAACTCTACAGAACTGAAACAGAGAAAAAGGATTCAGAAAGACAAAAACAGATATAGAAGAATCAGGCTATATGGAAAGTGCTAGCAATACAAAACAACAAGCTGTTGCATGCCAACCACAGAAAATACATACAATATTGTCTATcacacacaacacactactgCCAACCATAATACTGGGTGGCCTAATAAAGTTTGATAATCCCTAAAGAGTTCACAATGGCGCACAAGTTACAAACCCATGCCATAGTAGCACAAAAAGCTGATATTTACAAAGACCATGAGGGAGGGACTGTAAATACCCACCCAACGACTCGACACATCTTGGAGTCCATAAGACACGTGATAGCGGCAGCCAGTACCGACTCGAGCGCGCCTACTTCTCGGCCATTTAGAAACACTTTTAGCGCCGTCCCATTTATCGGAGACCTCAAAATGGCGGGGTTTAGTGATTTTACATCATTTAATGGCAAAGAGGACAGTGTATTATCAGTAAAGACCTGTGTCTTGATCGTGGAAAACTGAACTTCGCCGCTCACAGCGGAGGCCATATTGTGAAATGTGAGATCCGAAGATGCAAATAGCGCGAAACACACCGATTGATTCTTAGCAATCTAGAATTGAACGCGATACTATGTCATCCAAGGACAAATCAGAGTAATCTGTTGTTGTGGACGCAATATCGATATCACATTTCAAAGGAAAACTGCTATTCGCACGCTTTCTTGGCTTGTTGTTGACTTTCACACGATCATCTTTCACACTTTCCCGGTTCAGATTCGCGCGCCCGATAAAGCCGCGACAAATATGGTCATGTTACCCTTATATGGAAACAGAACTACTCAGGCAACACGATCAAAATAATGGCCAAAATAAAATCATAAGTGCGTAAGATTCTTCATCGTGATTGGAGAACAGATTTCGTTTCTTAATAGAAGGGGGTCATTGATTGGCTataagacaaagaaaactgtACAGAAAACTCTGTAATGTCTCCAAGCGGGCAGTGTACGCAAAGCAACTACAGGCAAAGCCATGTGCAAACAATTACTTCTAGTTTTATTATGGTGTGTTTAGTCTTTGCTAATATGGAATCCTACTGTGATATTCAAAGACGAAGAAAAGGTGATCTTTGCTAAATCAAAATGGCACAGAGAGAACGGATGGCTACCGAAGAGAGTGGGACTATCGAACTTCCTAATGGCGAAGAAGACATAACGTTTGATTTGGCGGACCCTTCTTCTATCGCGGAAGGCATGGACAATTTAACAGAAGAACAGATCGAAGAGCTACTTCAACAAGCATTGGCTGTCAACAAGAAACTAAAGAGGCGACTGAGAAAACAGAGCGCAAAACAAGAACGAAATGCAGCCAAATACGAAAGAACAGCCGTCCCAAATATGGATGCTATGAAGATGTCAAAATATAGAACGATTTTACCTCCAATTGACAACAGCAAGTCTTTGATTGCGAAGGAGCAAATATTGACAGATTTTAAAAGGGAGAAGAACCCTCTAGTTAAATAAAGGGGAACGATAGGATGGTAAAAAACAAATTCGGCAGCAAAAATAATTCTGCATGCGAAGTTAAgtttattttctataaaatttaaaaGCTGATGTATAAGTTAATAAGTCAT
Protein-coding regions in this window:
- the LOC116609537 gene encoding helicase-like transcription factor isoform X2: MASAVSGEVQFSTIKTQVFTDNTLSSLPLNDVKSLNPAILRSPINGTALKVFLNGREVGALESVLAAAITCLMDSKMCRVVGSVEFNPALPNCLICIMNLFAMQQNIPIALAIMKLKGIVMNSAIPGNSTLPIDGTPLIKNCEKVGGNESKAQVNTPSLQNGTANSSNEHDNQRVMSQIHTPGNFGTNNLEYAINEVVPALTPPQTNIISVPGKSDNKPQPTKNTTAVLPGQDDVAFPLSKDVPSSPALPTQADPSLGLSKGLPRPLELGTLSTPPVKVFRMVLRNKSTPVSSKSSPNKVQSKATTAPRSHLVKSKPTALPASNMVQSKPTVLPASNMVQSKPTVLPSTRPIATNRADLLLSPKSGFQDVFAVETTRPGSSNLKLDTLHVESITDSIVQKYQDSQGKKTADISSGTQRICDKSIGKGADINDNGTMVTSDVLDAEQISKLKILPGRDEMKTNDSLMEPVTVKPEVKCKDKSLNAKCPSFCSCRVCVFQSVPGPSTAPSVLNQDEGTVSTSASQACNDSPPSAASEDEDMKPFLPPPTQPIGELDKMFESLQEYDKDGIHEPASVILTKMFLHQKQALNWMITRERSTDLAPFWEKTSSRCWYNKGTKLSTDVYPYGIKGGILADDMGLGKTLTVISLIVTNHLDGMPMFAKKESFSKKRDVSHHSNCVDENAGSPSKKTRVESSSDECEVIDLTPAVEEPKLTERHKQLAKRRHQEINNKKKLLSHKALKQPGFSFRQIFLPKCLKRQTKKENKAPKVEKKPVINSLSHTNPTASVHTPVAITQEPRPSQDKNNPRPQIIEKLNVQIPEQPFGPSFNGRVAHNSDMPRLTIKPYKPDAGPSGSARATLIICPLSVLSNWTDQICTHVHPSVRLNVYMYYGGERIKEVKYLKKQDIILTTYPTIGSDFRMNDSPLHKIKWLRIVLDEGHAIRNKNTVWTKAVLKLEAERRWVVTGTPIQNRIGDLWSIVRFLRLDPFSDPTWWKISIANGVTRGNEDAQERLQALIKHISIRRLKDDKMADDKPLVQLPARTVVTQEIELSEEERKIYDTLQHRGRLTIKGYMQRGTVLKNYANCFAILMRLRQLCLHPKLVESALSELERNMGVFAQGDDSDDDDDLDHDMSTERLINQLLQVLSSGVSEECPICLDPLDDPSITRCAHVFCTGCLTDVIENERLAPRCPMCRAPVNQNELVKVPEERLREKETEKEAGEEETAGRKSSAKIDALLKALDTLRGQDPSIKSLVVSQFTSFLDILEYFLERDSIDYLRLDGTMGQEARVKVIDRFRDPDSPKVFLLSLTAGGVGLNLTAATRVFLMDPTWNPATEEQCFDRCHRLGQTEEVIITKYIVNDSVEERMLSLQEEKRELMTAAFGLKARSEEDTRRARVRDIAHLIGIQNIRNYAPRAVPGSTFIRN
- the LOC116609538 gene encoding mediator of RNA polymerase II transcription subunit 1.1, with the protein product MYSPCCVPYCRSRAAQAKNFHPFPKNAERKRQWLHIISEGAGEVEFTKKSRVCWKHFTDSDYKEVRDSRGRLVQDRVLRDDACPRVFSSSRKKRERDTVRSQASGKMEDNKGSQPKRKRPNEKRKNANKEKLVINVEDEHKPSGDEGNSSPAETNASQETLTTENETREEVDEKIKEKATTGGGAESTLAAKQPPFQPTTENKEEVDDVGGEKGKTSEPELAKEAESGVNNTETPTPHHLVALAQKAEPQIGTPSFQSIVELGEDEWTERLVV
- the LOC116609537 gene encoding helicase-like transcription factor isoform X1, which gives rise to MASAVSGEVQFSTIKTQVFTDNTLSSLPLNDVKSLNPAILRSPINGTALKVFLNGREVGALESVLAAAITCLMDSKMCRVVGSVEFNPALPNCLICIMNLFAMQQNIPIALAIMKLKGIVMNSAIPGNSTLPIDGTPLIKNCEKVGGNESKAQVNTPSLQNGTANSSNEHDNQRVMSQIHTPGNFGTNNLEYAINEVVPALTPPQTNIISVPGKSDNKPQPTKNTTAVLPGQDDVAFPLSKDVPSSPALPTQADPSLGLSKGLPRPLELGTLSTPPVKVFRMVLRNKSTPVSSKSSPNKVQSKATTAPRSHLVKSKPTALPASNMVQSKPTVLPASNMVQSKPTVLPASNMVQSKATVLPASNMVQSKPTALPASNMVQSKPTVLPSTRPIATNRADLLLSPKSGFQDVFAVETTRPGSSNLKLDTLHVESITDSIVQKYQDSQGKKTADISSGTQRICDKSIGKGADINDNGTMVTSDVLDAEQISKLKILPGRDEMKTNDSLMEPVTVKPEVKCKDKSLNAKCPSFCSCRVCVFQSVPGPSTAPSVLNQDEGTVSTSASQACNDSPPSAASEDEDMKPFLPPPTQPIGELDKMFESLQEYDKDGIHEPASVILTKMFLHQKQALNWMITRERSTDLAPFWEKTSSRCWYNKGTKLSTDVYPYGIKGGILADDMGLGKTLTVISLIVTNHLDGMPMFAKKESFSKKRDVSHHSNCVDENAGSPSKKTRVESSSDECEVIDLTPAVEEPKLTERHKQLAKRRHQEINNKKKLLSHKALKQPGFSFRQIFLPKCLKRQTKKENKAPKVEKKPVINSLSHTNPTASVHTPVAITQEPRPSQDKNNPRPQIIEKLNVQIPEQPFGPSFNGRVAHNSDMPRLTIKPYKPDAGPSGSARATLIICPLSVLSNWTDQICTHVHPSVRLNVYMYYGGERIKEVKYLKKQDIILTTYPTIGSDFRMNDSPLHKIKWLRIVLDEGHAIRNKNTVWTKAVLKLEAERRWVVTGTPIQNRIGDLWSIVRFLRLDPFSDPTWWKISIANGVTRGNEDAQERLQALIKHISIRRLKDDKMADDKPLVQLPARTVVTQEIELSEEERKIYDTLQHRGRLTIKGYMQRGTVLKNYANCFAILMRLRQLCLHPKLVESALSELERNMGVFAQGDDSDDDDDLDHDMSTERLINQLLQVLSSGVSEECPICLDPLDDPSITRCAHVFCTGCLTDVIENERLAPRCPMCRAPVNQNELVKVPEERLREKETEKEAGEEETAGRKSSAKIDALLKALDTLRGQDPSIKSLVVSQFTSFLDILEYFLERDSIDYLRLDGTMGQEARVKVIDRFRDPDSPKVFLLSLTAGGVGLNLTAATRVFLMDPTWNPATEEQCFDRCHRLGQTEEVIITKYIVNDSVEERMLSLQEEKRELMTAAFGLKARSEEDTRRARVRDIAHLIGIQNIRNYAPRAVPGSTFIRN